In Thiohalorhabdus sp. Cl-TMA, one genomic interval encodes:
- the hybE gene encoding [NiFe]-hydrogenase assembly chaperone HybE, translating to MSQDEPRWEFHAVPDPVAGLEAAYQGIQFEMLGYGSPRLNECLEVRAEGPETRDGWHQVLLVTPWAAMQVYLPREPHDLSALPEPAELECEEDGRVVVGAELRFPFDGVIHDLEVAYDTRLGHHLVEMLLTSMGAFQDTEEALVWARERAARRNGRQTPSDAESSPGPRRVSRRDLFRGLLGRR from the coding sequence ATGAGCCAGGACGAGCCCCGTTGGGAATTCCATGCCGTTCCGGATCCGGTTGCCGGCCTCGAGGCCGCCTATCAGGGGATCCAGTTCGAGATGCTGGGCTATGGCAGCCCCCGTCTGAACGAATGCCTGGAAGTGCGGGCGGAAGGGCCTGAAACCCGCGACGGCTGGCATCAGGTGCTGCTGGTTACCCCCTGGGCCGCCATGCAGGTCTACCTTCCCCGGGAACCGCACGACCTGTCGGCCCTTCCGGAGCCGGCCGAGCTGGAGTGCGAGGAGGATGGCCGCGTGGTGGTCGGCGCCGAGCTGCGCTTCCCCTTCGACGGGGTGATCCACGACCTGGAGGTGGCCTACGACACGCGCCTGGGCCACCACCTGGTGGAAATGCTCCTGACCAGCATGGGCGCCTTCCAGGATACCGAGGAGGCCCTGGTCTGGGCCCGGGAGCGGGCGGCCCGACGCAACGGGCGGCAGACCCCGTCCGACGCGGAATCCTCCCCGGGGCCCCGCCGAGTGAGCCGGCGAGACCTTTTCCGGGGCCTGTTGGGTCGCAGGTAG
- the nfi gene encoding deoxyribonuclease V (cleaves DNA at apurinic or apyrimidinic sites) yields the protein MDGALPDDPETARAVQGRLRGQVRLEPLDRPVSRVGGVDSAFLTDRVVAVVVVLRYPELEVVEEAIAALPIPFPYVPGLLSFREGPAILEAFQRLHTLPDLLLFDGQGIAHPRRLGIASHMGLLLDRPAVGVAKSRLVGTYDAVGLGVEKGDRVPLMDGGETLGTVLRSRRNVRPLFVSPGHRCNVTDAVSWTLACCTRYRLPEPTRIADKRADVHKRQLRERTDSAPEQEG from the coding sequence ATGGACGGAGCGCTGCCGGACGATCCGGAGACCGCTCGCGCGGTACAGGGGCGGCTCCGCGGACAGGTGCGGCTGGAGCCCTTGGACCGTCCCGTTAGTCGGGTAGGCGGGGTGGATTCCGCCTTCCTGACCGACAGGGTGGTGGCCGTGGTGGTGGTGCTTCGCTATCCGGAGCTGGAGGTGGTGGAAGAGGCAATCGCCGCCCTCCCGATCCCCTTCCCCTATGTCCCCGGTCTGCTTTCCTTCCGCGAGGGTCCGGCCATCCTGGAGGCCTTTCAGCGCCTCCACACGCTCCCCGATCTGCTCCTCTTCGATGGTCAGGGGATTGCCCACCCGCGCCGGCTCGGCATCGCCTCCCACATGGGTCTGCTGCTGGATCGGCCGGCTGTGGGTGTGGCCAAATCGCGCCTGGTGGGAACCTACGATGCGGTCGGACTGGGTGTGGAGAAGGGGGACCGGGTGCCGCTCATGGACGGCGGCGAGACGCTCGGGACCGTGCTCCGCAGCCGGCGCAACGTGCGGCCGCTCTTCGTCAGCCCGGGCCACCGCTGCAACGTGACCGATGCGGTATCCTGGACGCTGGCCTGCTGCACCCGCTACCGGCTGCCGGAGCCCACACGCATCGCCGACAAGCGGGCCGATGTGCACAAGCGGCAACTGCGGGAGCGCACCGATTCGGCGCCGGAGCAGGAAGGATGA